One segment of Neobacillus endophyticus DNA contains the following:
- a CDS encoding hemolysin family protein, with amino-acid sequence MIWTNILIIALLITFTAFFVASEFAIVRVRTTRIDQLLAEGNSKAESAKKVLSNMDGYLSATQVGITITSLILGWLGEPTVRMLLNPFFKWVPMPVSLKQILSFILAFAIITFFNVVIGELSPKTFAIQKSEKIILLFAPPMILFYKLMYPFIWILNRSARFVTGLFGIKPASELDLALSEEELRLILSQSYENGEINQSEYSYMNNIFEFDDRIAKEIMVPRTEVICLSKDAILDEIIETVKEEKYTRYPVIDGDKDNILGVVNIKEVLTDCIQQKCQGEGLLQNYTKPVIHVIETIPIQELLVKLQKNRSHMAVLSDEYGGTAGIVTVEDILEEIVGEIRDEFDLDELPLVQKMGEQHYILDGKVLITEVNDLLGTTMEEDDVDTIGGWFLTQKFDVKKGDFLNQEGFAFEIKEIEGHHILYIEVKKRTESPE; translated from the coding sequence ATGATTTGGACGAATATACTTATAATTGCACTCTTAATAACTTTTACAGCCTTTTTTGTGGCTTCTGAGTTTGCGATCGTCAGGGTGAGGACGACAAGAATTGATCAATTACTGGCTGAAGGAAATAGTAAAGCCGAGTCAGCTAAAAAGGTCCTTTCCAATATGGATGGATATTTATCAGCAACACAGGTGGGAATAACCATAACCTCTTTAATTTTGGGATGGCTTGGTGAACCTACAGTCCGGATGCTGTTAAATCCTTTTTTCAAATGGGTTCCCATGCCAGTCTCACTGAAACAGATTCTTTCCTTTATACTTGCCTTTGCCATCATTACGTTTTTTAACGTTGTCATTGGGGAATTATCACCTAAAACATTTGCCATTCAAAAGTCGGAAAAGATTATTTTACTATTTGCTCCGCCGATGATTTTATTTTACAAGCTTATGTATCCATTCATATGGATTCTTAACCGTTCTGCACGATTCGTTACCGGTTTGTTCGGCATTAAGCCAGCTTCAGAACTTGATCTTGCTCTTTCAGAGGAAGAGCTGCGGCTGATCCTGTCGCAAAGCTATGAAAACGGTGAAATTAACCAATCAGAATACAGTTATATGAACAATATCTTTGAATTTGATGACCGGATTGCCAAGGAAATTATGGTTCCAAGAACAGAAGTGATTTGCCTCTCAAAGGATGCGATCCTTGATGAAATTATTGAAACAGTTAAAGAAGAAAAATATACTCGCTATCCTGTCATTGACGGCGATAAAGACAATATTTTAGGTGTTGTTAATATTAAAGAAGTGCTGACAGACTGTATCCAGCAAAAATGCCAAGGCGAAGGACTGCTACAGAACTATACAAAACCGGTCATACATGTAATTGAAACAATTCCTATTCAGGAATTATTAGTGAAGCTGCAAAAAAACCGCTCACATATGGCTGTTTTATCTGATGAGTATGGTGGCACTGCCGGTATTGTAACGGTAGAAGACATTTTGGAGGAAATTGTTGGAGAAATCCGCGATGAATTTGACCTGGATGAATTGCCACTGGTTCAAAAAATGGGCGAACAGCACTATATTTTGGACGGAAAGGTATTAATCACGGAAGTGAATGATCTGCTGGGAACCACCATGGAGGAAGATGATGTGGATACCATTGGCGGCTGGTTCTTAACCCAGAAATTTGATGTAAAAAAAGGCGATTTCCTAAATCAAGAAGGATTTGCCTTTGAAATAAAAGAAATCGAAGGCCATCATATTTTGTATATAGAAGTAAAAAAGAGAACAGAGTCTCCTGAATAA